The Penicillium oxalicum strain HP7-1 chromosome IV, whole genome shotgun sequence genome contains a region encoding:
- a CDS encoding 2,5-diamino-6-ribosylamino-4(3H)-pyrimidinone 5'-phosphate reductase — protein MSSIYKIAVASALMMSSLATAHATLALDENFADPSVIHTKDGYYAFATGGNGVYVQMAHSTDFSKWELMRGHDPVPGPFPSWVNSHPMIWAPDVIQRDDGKFVMYISASVSEGSHRHCIGAAIADKVTGPYTVEKSPLACPVDKGGAIDADGFKDGNIHYVVYKIDGNSLNKDNKLNPTPIMLQKLKSDAVTPDGDPIKLIDRDEIDGPLVEAPSLAKVGGTYYLTFSSNWYNTPKYDISYAVASKITGPWQKVHGPDAPLLVSGDSSNVGPLSGPGGADFNEDGSKIVFHAFKNGKSIDDGRAMYVADLKPSLPPQDGSTPRPDLPFTTLTFATSLDSSLSLAPGTRTALSGPQSKAMTHYLRSRHDGILIGVGTAVADDPGLNCRIAGVGGYGGEGLHGQPRPIVIDPSLKWDFSEGSKLFQMCREGRGRAPWIVTTVQEPPAEKAALMEAYGGRFITMNIPSSDSGSRRMDWRGLLRVLRSNGLRSVMIEGGARVINSLLEPSYMALVDRVILTIAPTWLGQGGVVVSPARRLGEDGEPMSAARLKNVQWYPFGEDVVLCGEMKI, from the exons ATGAGTTCAATCTACAAGATCGCAGTTGCTTCGGCGCTCATGATGAGCAGCCTTGCAACTGCCCACGCCACTCTTGCCCTTGATGAAAACTTTGCAGACCCATCCGTGATCCATACCAAAGATGGTTACTACGCATTTGCCACGGGTGGTAACGGGGTGTATGTGCAGATGGCGCATTCCACCGACTTTTCCAAGTGGGAGTTGATGCGCGGCCACGACCCCGTACCTGGTCCCTTCCCATCCTGGGTGAACAGCCATCCTATGATTTGGGCCCCCGATGTGATTCAGCGT GATGATGGCAAATTCGTCATGTACATTTCAGCCTCTGTCAGTGAAGGGTCCCACAGACACTGTATCGGCGCTGCCATTGCAGACAAAGTGACGGGTCCCTACACTGTGGAGAAGAGTCCTCTGGCTTGCCCAGTCGACAAAGGTGGAGCCATTGATGCTGATGGCTTCAAAGATGGAAACATCCACTACGTTGTCTACAAGATCGATGGCAACAGCCTGAACAAGGACAACAAGCTCAACCCGACTCCAATCATGCTGCAAAAGCTCAAATCGGACGCCGTGACGCCCGACGGCGACCCTATTAAGCTGATCGACCGCGACGAGATTGACGGACCCCTTGTGGAAGCCCCCAGTCTTGCCAAAGTAGGTGGAACCTACTATCTCACCTTTTCCTCGAACTGGTACAACACTCCCAAGTACGACATCAGCTATGCCGTCGCGAGCAAAATTACTGGTCCTTGGCAGAAAGTTCACGGTCCCGATGCCCCATTGCTGGTCTCGGGTGACTCGAGTAACGTGGGACCCTTGAGCGGGCCGGGAGGCGCTGACTTTAACGAAGACGGATCCAAGATTGTCTTCCATGCTTTCAAGAATGGCAAATCCATCGATGATGGGCGTGCCATGTACGTTGCTGATCTTA AGCCTTCCTTGCCGCCTCAAGATGGCTCGACTCCGCGGCCAGATCTGCCCTTTACAACCCTCACGTTTGCAACGTCGCTGGATTCTTCACTGTCCTTGGCACCGGGTACGCGCACGGCATTGTCAGGACCCCAGTCCAAAGCAATGACCCACTACTTGCGATCTCGTCATGATGGCATTTTGATCGGCGTCGGTACCGCCGTGGCCGATGACCCAGGGCTGAATTGCCGGATCGCCGGGGTAGGAGGCTACGGCGGCGAAGGCTTGCACGGTCAACCCCGGCCTATCGTCATTGATCCTTCATTAAAGTGGGACTTTTCTGAAGGAAGCAAATTGTTTCAAATGTGCAGAGAGGGTCGTGGTCGTGCGCCGTGGATTGTCACCACGGTGCAGGAGCCCCCAGCCGAAAAGGCAGCTCTGATGGAAGCTTATGGTGGACGTTTCATCACGATGAACATTCCGTCTTCGGATTCGGGGAGTCGCCGCATGGATTGGAGGGGATTGCTTCGTGTTTTGCGATCAAATGGCCTCCGGAGTGTGATGATTGAGGGCGGTGCCCGGGTGATCAACTCGTTACTGGAGCCGTCCTACATGGCTCTTGTAGATCGAGTCATTTTGACGATTGCGCCCACGTGGCTGGGGCAAGGGGGCGTTGTTGTCTCCCCTGCTAGACGGTTGGGTGAGGATGGGGAGCCAATGTCGGCAGCGAGGTTGAAAAATGTGCAGTGGTATCCGTTTGGAGAGGATGTCGTTCTCTGTGGAGAGATGAAGATTTGA